CTGCAGTCGAGGTTTCCAACACGCGTCTGCATCACGGGCGTCATTGTGCTGACAGTGTCGCAATTCTTGGCTTCCTGCACGCGCTGTACCACGTGTTTGTGTGACGTCAGCTTCCCGCGTCGTTGTAGCATACACGTCTTGGTCTCCGTCACCGCCTCCTTGACGTCAGAGCACGCGCTGTGGGCCAGCTCGTTCAGGCGATGACGACAGTCCTGGACCGACTTCTCCAGGCGCGCACACACGGCTTCGATCTCGGCAACGGCCTTCTTGGTCTGCTTCTCCGTCTCCGCCATGTGGGTGTCCAGCTGTTGGATGGCTTTGTCCAGCCTGGCCTCCCCTTCGGTCAGCGTGACCGCCAGCTCCGCCAGCACGGCACGCGCGTCCTTGACCTTATCCTGCATGTCCTTGACCTCCGGGCAGCTGCGGTGGCGGGACGTGGCGCACAGTTGGCAGATGCTCTCACCGTGTGTCGGGCAGAACAGCTCCGTGGTCTTGTCCGCGTGGACGGCGCAGGCGGCGTGCTGGCTTCCCGCCACTTTGTCTGCCGTCAGGGAGGTCAGGTCCTCCACCGTGTGGTTCCTGGCCAGTTTCTGCTTCAGGTGCATCTTCCGGCACGACTCGCAGAACAGGTCCCCGCacgtcagacacagacacgtgGCAGAGGCCTCCTCACACATGCAGCAGCTGTGCGACTGTTTGAGCAAACGGTGAGCCCCCACCAGGTCCCCCATGGCCAGGTCTGTGGGGAAACCGTCCGCGACGTCCTGCCAGGTCTTCTGGCCTCCCTCCTTTGGGTCCATGATGGCGCAGCGGCACAGCGGACACAGCGCCTGGTCTTGAGACTGCAGCCAGGACAGCAGACAGTGGTGACACAGCAGGTGTCCGCAGGGCAGCAGCTTGGGCTGCACGTACTGCTCGTGGCACACACTGCAGTCCATGTCGTCGGGTTCTGGCACCGGCGGGGCAGCTGTCGCCATGGTTATATATGTTATCTGAAATTACCAAAAAGCTCTGAGagaatcaggtctttaaaaagAGGGAGTTTGAAAATTGAGGTAAAATTAGAGACgttttgaaaaaagaaatctaaAGAAGCAGGGTCTTAAACAGGAAGAAGAGGGTGTGGGGTtttgggagggagggggggcggggaggggcggggggaggtggaggtggggggggggcattaTGAAAAGCATTATTAAAAGGTTGAATTTACTGTACTTTTCCAAAACAGACATGGGGCTCGCTCGTAGAGAAGGGAATTGTACGTGAACTCAGTTTGTCAGCCAACAGGCCCCGTACATTCGAGAGTGAATATTTATGATGCTCTAAGAATTGCGATATGTGATACACATAGTCATGATAGTGCATATGATTCTAATATGCTTGCTTTAATTCTtactctgtttctctttctctcttcccctccccctgCAGTCCTTTATTCTTTTCGGGGgatgggatggggtgggggggggagcttTAAAAAACCCTGTTATGCTGAAGGTTATTGTCTATTCTGTGTATTACTTATACTTAATACAGTTTTTGCTCTCAATGTAAGTTTCACTCGTATTAATATACTAACAGCAGGATGTTATCGCATAGAAAATGTTAGTTAAAACATGCCTAGAATGATCCGTGAGGCTGATATCACGAACAAGTCAATTCTAATATTAAGACAGGCTCGTGAATTTCTGCGTTCACCGAGTGTATCAGTCGTATTCATTATTGTTGCATCACAGGAGCTTttattaaagctgtggtctatttatgactttccgcggctacgaggttgaaaaataaggacaaaatcatgtacagatttctgtacggcaaacactacccgaaaaCCCACCTAttcggcgtgtatgaccttgagagcttcagtcaacgcttgatttttgcagtggtaacatccggtttgctctcgcagagctgagcatatttgtcaagaaggatcgagcagaaaaaataaacgacttggcagggattcgaactcaaggcatcggggcctcgaaaatgtcggggccgatgtcttatccgctaggccacttcaccagtattgtcaaagataaaaaattgataattttatatcattctacgcttgaattatcattcatgcgttgcaaaaacgtaaaaattgacattaaaatttgcctttatttgcaaacatgttttacagaatcgcagtacatgtttacaccgtcatgctacacgacattcgcgccatgcaaatagctgcgatatctctatttacaacatgcaagaaaatgacaagaacagtaattgaatctctccaaagctctgtgcagttgaaaccagacatctaagaaatagttatacatgtattcacttctgaacaatgggcggatagagatataaatcatgctgcttcaagaataacataacatgaattcatatcaatgtttttccttctttttctcaattggcgcagtatagtggttaggacatgagacacaatgtctcgaggtcgagaggtcgagagttcgaatcttcgccggggcgtttattttttccccttgatctctcttgaagataaaatatgatcagtcttgagagagcaaaccggatgttatccctgcaaaattcaagcgttgactgaagctctcaaggtcatacacgccgtataggtggggtttcgggtagcgtttgctgtacagaattctgtacatgattgtatccctatttttcaacctcgtagccccggaaagtcataaataaacCACAGCTTTAAAGCGCTGGTCGATCAAAGTCTTCCACTCCTTTACCCACACTGTGGTATTTCTCCGTTTAACTTAACTAGATATTCGAACCAATGCAGATTCGACTTTGCACGCGAAAGGATCGATAATCAATTCATCGACAGGCTTTGCCCTGCGACATTTACCGGGGGAGCTGTTGAACCGGATCATATCCAAAATTAAGCCAAGACTTCAGACTAATTAGTATCGTAATACTACATGAGGGATAAAGAGGAGTAGACCACCGTGATCGTCCGgtgttttgatacaagtcctGCACTGCCTTCtacatttgtttattttgtatcATTCATGTCTGCCGTATCTTTACCCCTGCCGCGTTGTCGGTAACACCAGTAGTAATGGCTGTGTAAAacgaataaaaaataaaccacTGTCGAACCAATACAAGACGCCGGTTAAGCCGCCTTCCCACAAAGAGACAGTCTTTCCCATGCTAAATGTAGAACGAAGCACTGAACTGAACAAAGTTGTTGTCACATTCACGCTGGTCGCTGTGGCCCAAATCGAGACATAGCTGCATATTTTATTCGCTCTACAAAATGGGGTCAGCTCGTTGTGAGTGGAGTGCGTGAATAAGAATGATGAACACTGCGCTGCTCAATCGACAATGTTCTTGCGAAAAGAGTACAAGCCTTACGTTGAAGCACTTTTTCCCGTTTGGCCAGCATTTAATTGTCTACCGAGCTACAGATTTTGCTGCCGATCTTCAGACAGGATACTGCACTAGAGATCGTAAGTGAAGTAAAGTGTTACATAGACACAGATtgcagcagacagacagacagatagacacacagacagacagatagacacacagacaaagacacagatacacacacacacacacacatacacacacacacacacacacacacacacaatcataggtattatgtgtgtgtggtctggAGAGAACAGAAACGTGCGAACCGAAAGTAGGGTAAACCCGGAAATTCCGTGAACGTTGAATCAATAGTGACATACCTCGCAACTTGTCTCGACAGCCTCAGAGCGTAGTTGAAGAAACGAATAGTCGACAACGTAGTGGATAAATCTATGGTAGAGATTCCGAAGCGATAATTTGGATTAATGATTCACTCTAAAAGACACGAATGGGACAAACTGTCCACACTGGTTCTAACTTCGCACAGCGGCAGCCATTGCACTGAAGAGTGTGACGTAAGATATGCTGTGATCACGTGATGTGGGTCAAAGTTTATATTTCCGGTACAGTGCCGACGAACCTTTGGGAACACTGTGACCCGATTAGCACATGAAGTGTTCTGGATCTGGATTTGTTACGTTGCAGGGACCACTGTTGGTCATCTTCCGCAACGGAGTTGAAGTCAGTGCTGAAACTACGAGCTGCGTATCAAGTTTCAACACGATTCAATCACTGGGTCAGGTGGACAGCCAAAGCAATAATCACAAAATAACAAATGTAATCCAGCCACGGAGACCCGAtagacagccacacacacacacacacacacacacacacacacacactgacataaaTATGCGGGTGCGCTTGCCTTATTGTTCCCAAGGCCACTGGTCGGTTTGGAATTAGGATCAGTCAAATACACTGACATTTAAACAGGCTACGAGTTGTATGGTTGTTCGGTCCCGCTTGCTCTCTTTACTGTGACTGCAACTACAATGTTGTGAGAAGCCAAATACGGTTTGAATGATCGCTAGTTATCATTTAATGATGGGGTTAACCATGCGATTTGGCAATAACTCCTAGCACTTTTTAATAAAAATGTGGCAGTATTTGCCTCCTT
The sequence above is a segment of the Littorina saxatilis isolate snail1 linkage group LG3, US_GU_Lsax_2.0, whole genome shotgun sequence genome. Coding sequences within it:
- the LOC138963103 gene encoding E3 ubiquitin-protein ligase TRIM56-like yields the protein MATAAPPVPEPDDMDCSVCHEQYVQPKLLPCGHLLCHHCLLSWLQSQDQALCPLCRCAIMDPKEGGQKTWQDVADGFPTDLAMGDLVGAHRLLKQSHSCCMCEEASATCLCLTCGDLFCESCRKMHLKQKLARNHTVEDLTSLTADKVAGSQHAACAVHADKTTELFCPTHGESICQLCATSRHRSCPEVKDMQDKVKDARAVLAELAVTLTEGEARLDKAIQQLDTHMAETEKQTKKAVAEIEAVCARLEKSVQDCRHRLNELAHSACSDVKEAVTETKTCMLQRRGKLTSHKHVVQRVQEAKNCDTVSTMTPVMQTRVGNLDCSATLPSGAKVVSKVTVVIDAEAVTRIEKELSVLGQTKVMSADLDFGPVTAFCFHDNHGKNIVLSNNKQTAERRGTDLDGGIVVASQPMMTNMLYEVILDKRDAYDGGYMWTGATTTPPDPLTLPSCANKWSYAVVINNNSVDVNGRQRLDTNIGRKLRDLPEKSRVGVMLDNKRSLHLYINGDDQGEAAPSLPDPCFAFFDLYGSYRQVTALPGRRIP